The following proteins come from a genomic window of Diprion similis isolate iyDipSimi1 chromosome 8, iyDipSimi1.1, whole genome shotgun sequence:
- the LOC124408694 gene encoding proteasome subunit beta type-6, translating to MAFVEAPFQSKTMDSMVPDWLSAEHSTGTSIMACEFEGGVVIGADSRTTTGAYIANRVTDKLTKVTDHIYCCRSGSAADTQAISDIVSYHLAFHQMELGEPPLVETSANVFRELCYNYRDSLMAGILVAGWDRRKGGQVYSIPLGGMCVRQPIAIGGSGSSYVYGYVDAHYKPNMTKDQTIELVSNTLALAMSRDGSSGGVVRLGVITKEGIERRVILGDKLPQFYEG from the exons ATGGCATTCGTCGAAGCCCCCTTTCAATCAAAAACCATGGATTCGATGGTGCCGGATTGGCTTTCAGCCGAACATAGCACCGGC ACATCCATCATGGCTTGTGAATTCGAAGGCGGTGTAGTAATTGGTGCTGATTCACGAACCACTACAGG CGCCTATATCGCCAATCGAGTCACTGACAAGCTCACCAAAGTGACGGATCATATTTATTGCTGTCGTTCAGGCTCTGCTGCAGACACCCAAGCAATCTCAGACATAGTTTCGTACCACCTGGCTTTCCATCA aatggAACTTGGTGAACCGCCTTTAGTCGAGACTTCCGCAAATGTATTTCGTGAGTTGTGCTACAACTATCGAGACTCCCTTATGGCAGGCATTTTGGTAGCTGGCTGGGATCGTCGTAAGGGTGGTCAAGTTTACAGCATTCCTTTGGGAGGCATGTGCGTGCGACAACCAATTGCTATTGGTGGCTCTGGTTCAAGCTACGTTTATGGTTATGTAGATGCTCATTATAAGCCCAACATGACCAAGGATCAGACAATAGAGTTGGTCAGCAACA CACTGGCATTGGCTATGTCACGTGACGGTAGCAGTGGTGGAGTTGTAAGACTTGGCGTTATAACTAAAGAAGGCATTGAAAGACGAGTCATCCTCGGTGATAAGCTGCCTCAATTCTACGAGGGATAA
- the LOC124408701 gene encoding transcription elongation factor 1 homolog has protein sequence MGRRKSKRKPPSKRKAIEPLDTQFNCPFCNHEKSCEVKMDKSRNTARITCRVCMEDFQTTINLLSEPLDVYNDWIDACETAN, from the exons ATGGGACGCAGAAAGAGTAAAAGGAAGCCACCGAGTAAACGAAAGGCGATCGAACCCCTTGACACCCAGTTCAACTGTCCATTTTGCAACCACGAGAAATCCTGCGAGGTTAAAAT ggatAAATCAAGGAACACGGCTAGAATAACGTGTCGTGTATGTATGGAGGATTTTCAAACAACCATAAACCTATTATCGGAGCCTCTTGATGTCTATAATGATTGGATTGACGCATGTGAGACTGCCAACTAA
- the LOC124408664 gene encoding glycine--tRNA ligase, whose protein sequence is MQIFLHTVRATCKSGARYGIKYLKFVDPISRNLVVSSRLYSETPQWGSKKKHRNVKLHFQLQSMADPKIEEVLAPLRSSVKEQGDLVRKLKSDGAPDFDVKKAVAELKARKKLLEDKELSLIPSATFDRAKMEDLLKRRFFLDQSFAIYGGITGQYDFGPMGCALKSNFLSAWRSFFVLEEQMLEVDCSILTPEPVLKASGHVDRFADLMIKDVKTGECFRLDHFIKAHLEKVSLDKKTDESLRAECQDIIIKLDGMSKQELAAVVSRFNMKSPITGNDLTEPIEFNLMFATQIGPSGLIKGFLRPETAQGIFVNFKRLLEFNSGKLPFAAAQIGNAFRNEISPRSGLIRVREFTMAEIEHFCDPSDKNHPKFESVKHTKMLLYSACSQMDGKSAEYMEIGEAVKTGLVDNETLGYFMARIQQFLLKVGIDPAKLRFRQHMGNEMAHYACDCWDAECLTSYGWIECVGCADRSAYDLTQHTKATGVRLIAEKKLAEPKVVDVVEAFPNKGVLGKAFKKEAKAVLDALAALNKNEIETFEGKISKGEDYDLLLPDGISVKITKDMASIKRYQKTLHVEEITPSVVEPSFGVGRVMYSLFEHNFRMREGDEQRTYLSLPPAVSPLKCSVLPLSGNAEFTPFVKKLSQDLTAFDISHRVDDSSGSIGRRYARTDEIAIPFGITIDFDSLKTPHTATLRERDSMDQVRINLDELPTVVKDLSLCKITWAEVAQKYPKFEQQENAKA, encoded by the exons ATGCAGATTTTTCTCCATACTGTGCGAGCCACATGCAAGTCTGGAGCCCGGTACGGGATCAAATATCTCAAGTTCGTCGATCCAATTTCAAGAAATCTTGTTGTTAGTTCGAGGTTATATTCCGAAACTCCTCAGTGGGGCTCGAAGAAGAAGCACAGAAACGTAAAGCTACATTTTCAGCTACAGAGTATGGCAGATCCAAAGATAGAAGAGGTCCTCGCGCCGCTACGATCAAGTGTCAAGGAGCAG gGGGACCTGGTCCGTAAACTCAAGTCCGATGGGGCGCCGGACTTTGATGTCAAGAAGGCGGTGGCAGAGCTCAAGGCGCGTAAAAAGCTTCTTGAGGACAAGGAACTGTCTCTGATCCCATCAGCGACATTTGATCGTGCAAAAATGGAGGATCTTCTAAAGCGAAGGTTCTTTCTTGACCAGTCGTTTGCCATCTACGGTGGGATAACAGGGCAGTATGATTTCGGTCCAATGGGATGTGccttgaaatcaaatttccttaGCGCCTGGAGAAGCTTCTTTGTTTTAGAGGAACAGATGTTGGAAGTTGATTGTTCCATTCTAACGCCTGAACCGGTTTTAAAAGCCTCCGGGCATGTGGACCGATTTGCAGATTTAATGATAAAGGATGTGAAAACCGGAGAATGCTTCCGGCTAGATCATTTCATAAAAGCACATTTGGAGAAAGTTTCGTTGGACAAGAAAACCGACGAAAGTTTGCGCGCTGAGTGCCAAGACATTATAATCAAGTTGGATGGTATGAGTAAGCAAGAGCTAGCTGCAGTTGTATCAAGATTCAATATGAAATCACCGATAACTGGCAATGATCTAACGGAACCTATTGAGTTCAATTTGATGTTTGCCACGCAGATTGGCCCATCCGGATTGATCAAGGGGTTCTTGAGGCCAGAAACTGCTCAAGGAATTTTTGTGAACTTTAAAAGGCTGTTGGAATTCAATTCAGGCAAGCTTCCCTTCGCTGCTGCACAGATCGGTAATGCTTTCAGAAATGAAATATCACCCAGATCCGGACTCATCCGTGTCAGAGAATTCACAATGGCTGAGATTGAACATTTTTGCGATCCCAGCGATAAAAATCATCCGAAATTCGAGTCTGTGAAGCACACTAAAATGCTTCTCTACTCTGCATGTAGCCAGATGGATGGGAAAAGTGCAGAATACATGGAAATTGGAGAGGCTGTAAAGACAGGGCTGGTAGACAATGAAACTCTAGGATACTTCATGGCTAGAATCCAGCAGTTCTTACTCAAAGTTGGAATAGATCCTGCTAAGCTACGCTTTCGGCAGCACATGGGCAACGAAATGGCGCATTATGCTTGCGATTGCTGGGACGCTGAATGCTTAACGTCCTACGGCTGGATAGAGTGTGTTGGATGTGCAGACAGGTCGGCGTACGATCTTACTCAGCACACCAAGGCGACAGGGGTCAGATTGATCGCTGAAAAGAAGCTAGCTGAGCCAAAAGTCGTCGATGTTGTCGAAGCATTCCCCAACAAGGGTGTCCTAGGTAAAGCATTTAAAAAGGAAGCCAAAGCAGTTTTGGATGCGCTGGCTGCGttaaacaaaaacgaaatcgaaacgtttgaaggaaaaataagTAAAGGCGAGGATTATGATCTCCTTTTGCCTGATGGAATATCAGTCAAAATCACAAAGGACATGGCCTCGATAAAACGTTACCAAAAAACCTTACATGTTGAGGAAATCACACCATCTGTCGTTGAACCCTCATTTGGTGTTGGTAGAGTCATGTACTCTCTCTTCGAACACAATTTCCGAATGAGAGAGGGCGACGAGCAAAGGACATACTTGAGTTTGCCTCCAGCAGTGTCACCCCTGAAATGTTCTGTCTTGCCACTCAGTGGTAATGCAGAATTTACACCATTTGTCAAGAAACTCT cACAAGATTTGACTGCATTCGACATATCCCACAGAGTAGATGACTCTTCAGGCAGTATCGGTAGAAGATATGCTCGTACAGATGAAATCGCCATACCGTTTGGCATTACAATAGACTTTGATTCTCTGAAGACTCCACATACAGCAACCCTCAGAGAACGGGATAGTATGGATCAAGTCAGAATAAAC TTGGATGAGCTCCCAACCGTGGTGAAAGACTTGTCTCTATGTAAAATAACATGGGCTGAAGTAGCGCAAAAGTATCCTAAGTTTGAACAACAAGAAAATGCAAAAGCATAG
- the LOC124408700 gene encoding 27 kDa glycoprotein-like, which produces MKILIILGFLVIAGIKNSNIVQAKESEPETGVKERYINFLRKINVYPLSGEDSDEIDEQQIQEKCNNNGGPTAYNTSLQGLESFQNSVQSIINSINTTGDGRTEKDFADVCRSIQNLNNLVTLAVNAVKPCWNLNERQAVEVIVNVSFSLAEYVCKTNGSPLLEFYTADGVKCLNEISDSMDNNCFPDNSTFTNSITYSGNTAIPRQFSPPTTTIDRQYCTDMETAQNCVIREMNACKQKTPSNFINTIWNIYKKGSGCEAILKKNAANAVNSA; this is translated from the exons atgaagattcTCATTATTCTTGGATTTCTTGTAATCGCTG GAATTAAAAACTCCAACATCGTTCAAGCGAAAGAGTCAGAGCCTGAAACTGGCGTAAAGGAGCGGTACATCAATTTTCTTAGGAAGATAAATGTTTATCCTTTAAGTGGAGAAGATAGTGATGAGATTGATGAGCAACAGATACAGGAAAAGTGCAACAATAATGGTGGACCGACCGCGTACAATACTTCCCTTCAAGGCTTGGAAAGCTTTCAAAATTCTGTTCAGTCCATAATAAACAGTATAAACACTACCGGGGACGGGAGAACGGAAAAGGATTTCGCAGACGTTTGTCGTTCTATCCAGAATTTAAATAACTTGGTAACCCTGGCCGTGAACGCGGTCAAACCTTGCTGGAACTTGAACGAACGCCAAGCTGTCGAAGTGATAGTGaacgtttcattttcacttgCGGAATATGTTTGCAAAACGAATGGAAGTCCCCTCTTGG AATTTTACACGGCTGATGGAGTTAAATGTTTGAACGAGATATCGGATAGTATGGATAATAATTGTTTCCCCGACAATTCAACTTTTACTAATTCCATTACCTACAGTGGTAATACTGCAATTCCAAGACAATTCAGTCCTCCAACAACCACCATAGACAGGCAGTACTGCAC TGATATGGAGACGGCGCAAAATTGTGTCATTAGAGAGATGAACGCGTGCAAGCAAAAGACACCTTCGAACTTCATAAATACTATTtggaatatttacaaaaaggGATCAGGCTGCGAAGCGATACTCAAAAAGAATGCAGCAAATGCTGTGAACAGTGCGTAA
- the LOC124408684 gene encoding nucleoporin Nup35: MEPMTLGSPVGSPVQTPGSPGPNSTYLPNFLLGDANPTARLNIMSPQGTPRNTQFGSITSGGLSSPSSNYCTPDYRTNRQKAMFGNVTSPSGPQISSQGQNGGPPTRGLFDTLETSQSMVPQSPSVGQNVTSNQSRMLSGTNLNNTMFLDSPANLSLNEPLRGLQQWVTVFGFSPNAVNAVLSHISSRVRVVEKRGAPHAQGNWIHLKCASEQDAHRALACNGNVVSGSTMIGVVPCTDEGVVLGSEKDNLSKLSSGTRCFATPDRINFSSPDYTGSLPPTSPKIQNARPLAVGYNQHLSPQAVVMPQNVPQKSTGFFSKIYEYIW, encoded by the exons ATGGAGCCTATGACCCTTGGATCTCCTGTTGGAAGTCCAGTCCAAACACCAGGAAGTCCAGGACCAAACTCCACGTATCTACCCAATTTCCTATTGGGAGATGCTAATCCT aCGGCTAGATTAAATATAATGAGTCCCCAAGGTACCCCAAGAAATACCCAATTTGGATCTATTACCAGCGGAGGCTTATCATCACCTAGTTCGAACTACTGCACCCCAGACTACCGTACGAATCGCCAAAAAGCCATGTTCGGTAACGTAACGAGCCCTAGTGGTCCTCAAATCAGCTCACAGGGGCAAAACGGTGGTCCTCCAACTAGAGGACTTTTTGATACGCTTGAAACTTCGCAGTCAATGGTACCGCAGAGTCCCAGCGTGGGTCAAAACGTTACTAGTAATCAGTCGAGAATGTTGTCGGGAACAAATTTGAACAACACCATGTTCTTAGACAGTCCTGCAAACCTTTCTCTTAACGAACCGTTGCGAGGGCTTCAACAGTGGGTTACAGTCTTTGGCTTTTCCCCCAATGCTGTAAACGCCGTATTGTCTCATATATCGAGTAGAGTTCGCGTAGTTGAGAAACGTGGCGCTCCTCATGCTCAGGGTAATTGGATCCATCTAAAATGTGCGTCTGAGCAAGATGCGCACAGAGCTTTGGCGTGCAATGGCAATGTTGTTTCAGGCTCTACAATGATAGGCGTTGTTCCTTGCACAGATGAGGGAGTGGTTTTGGGATCAGAAAAAGATAATCTTTCCAAATTGAGCAGTGGCACCAGGTGCTTTGCTACACCAgatagaataaatttttcatctcccgATTATACAGGCAGTTTACCGCCTACTTCGCCGAAAATACAGAATGCCCGTCCTTTAGCGGTAGGCTACAACCAACACTTGAGCCCCCAAGCTGTTGTCATGCCTCAAAATGTGCCACAGAAGTCTACCGGGTTcttctcaaaaatttatgagTACATCTGGTAG
- the LOC124408693 gene encoding glucose-induced degradation protein 8 homolog codes for MSFPDKQDSVTKDEWVAKLEDGSHIQRVSMNNLIMNYLVTEGFKEAAEKFQQESGVGPTVELNSLDDRIRIRDAIQNGRIQEATDLVNQLHPELLDNDRYLYFHLQQLHLIELIRTGRIEEALQFAQEQLSEAGESDDNILSELERTLALLAFDEPHKSPFSDLLHPTHRQKIASELNAAILKMEHRETTSPRLNNLLKMILWAQDELDTKKVKYPKMTDLGSATIENPK; via the exons ATGAGTTTTCCAGACAAGCAGGACAGCGTGACAAAAGACGAGTGGGTTGCCAAACTCGAGGATGGGTCTCACATACAACGTGTTTCCATGAATAACCTAATAATGAATTACCTCGTCACAG AAGGCTTCAAAGAAGCGGCAGAAAAGTTTCAACAAGAATCTGGAGTCGGGCCGACGGTCGAACTCAATTCTTTGGATGATAGAATTCGCATTAGAGATGCTATCCAAAATGGCCGCATCCAAGAAGCCACCGATCTGGTCAATCAGCTACATCCAGAGCTGCTGGATAATGACAGATATCTTTATTTCCACCTGCAACAACTCCACCTCATAGAATTGATACGCACAGGCCGAATCGAAGAGGCTCTGCAGTTTGCTCAGGAACAGTTGAGCGAAGCTGGGGaatctgatgataatatattAAGTGAGCTAGAGCGCACCTTGGCCTTGCTAGCATTCGACGAACCACACAAAAGTCCCTTCAGTGATCTTCTACACCCGACGCACAGACAGAAG ATTGCAAGTGAGCTGAATGCTGCGATCTTAAAAATGGAACACCGCGAGACTACCAGCCCTAGactaaataatttattaaaaatgataCTATGGGCTCAGGATGAGCTGGATACCAAGAAAGTGAAGTATCCCAAAATGACCGATTTGGGTAGTGCCAcaatcgaaaatccaaagtaG